TTTGCACATGAACAACAAAACACGAAACGGTTCTATCATTTGGCTGACTTAGCACTGGATGAGCGTGAACATGCAACGATCTATTTCTTGAAATGGTTTATTGATGAGCAAGTAGAAGAGGAAGCACTCTTTAGCAACATCATTAGCAAACTGAAACGAATAGATAAAGATAGCAACGCCTTCTATATGCTGGATGCTGAATTTGCAGCACGTACTTTTACAGCTCCTGCTGAATAAGTTGAGTTGTGAAGCCAGAAGCCTGAGAAATCAGGCTTTTTTTTATTTTATGGATGTAGGCAGTTTAATGGCAAGCAGTTTATTATCTGTTCGGATCATCAGCATGCTTCCGGTTTTAAGCGAAGGAGCAAAGTTTCGAGAGCCGGTATTCACAGTGAAAATAGGCTTCAAAGTCAAAATGTCATAAGCGTGAAATAGGCCATCGGATTGTCCGCTATAAACCACATTTCCGAAAAGATCCGTCTGAACTACGGGATTCTCACCAATATTAAGATCGACGAGTTGTCCTGTTCCTAGTTTAAGTGCGGATATCGTACCTTTATCATAATTTTGAAATAACATTCTTTGCTGATAGACTTGGTTCAACGGTATGTCCTTTTCTCTGATCATCGAGGCCCAGGATTGAACCGGTTTGCCGTCGGCTGAATAATTCCAGAAATCATATTTCACAAACTTACTGCCCTGAAAGATATAGAAGTCGTTTCCATCCAAGAATGCAGTCCCATTTACGCCACCATAACTAAATACCCCATCTTTATTCTCGGTATCTGTCCATTTATATAAACGTTCTCCCTTTAATTCACCAGTCTTTATGTTGAACACGGATACTTTGACATTACGATTTACAGCATCATCATCCATCATTAACGTATTGGTAATAGAGTAGAGAAGCCCATCCTTTACTGCCAGTGGCCACCATTGACGGGTATGGTCCCATAGCTTTTTGCCTGTGAGACTGTCATAAGCGGCAAGTCCGGCAGTTGTTAAGGCACCTTGAGAGAGATAACTTCGAATAATAACCCCGTCGGTTTCCATAAGATTCGATAAGCCTGTAAAGTTATTACTCTCCACCGCAGCCTTCCATTTGATCTTTCCGTTGACGGCATCAACGGCTGCAAGTTGACTCTCCTGTGTAACATAAATAGTGGTGCCTAAACGTTGTATACTAGTTGCTTTAGGTAATGCTACAGCTGCTGACCATGCTTTTTTGCCTGCCTCATTAACGGCATATAAGGAGCCACTTTGGGTCAGTCCGTAGATAAATCCATTACTGTAAGTGAATAACGGGGCTAATGCATTTCCGAATTCCCACATTTTTTTACCTGTTGCAGCATTCAATGCGACTAATTTTTCATTCCGCTGCAAAGCAAAGACCTTCCCATTCTCCGCTAGTGCTGTAACATTCTGCTCAGTGACTCTACCTTCTTTTAGGATGGCTAACGGTGCTGACCATACCGGTGCAAGAATAGGCGCTTTGATCTCATTGTAAAAGGGATTGCTTGTACTAATGACTGCTTGTTCCGCAGAAATGACGGATAATGTTCCATTGTAAGCTAATGGCGATGCAATACTAGCAACAGCTAAAACTTTAATCATGGTCTTGTGCAAAGACTGAATCATCGTTCCACGCCCCTCAAAATTAGTGTTTACTATAATTAGACATTTCAAATGGCAAAAAGTTACTATACCAATAGAACAAGCTTAATCGACTTCGGCAACTTATACTTTCTTATAATTTGGAAGTAAAGTTGATCAAAGGCAAACTATGTTACACTCCGCAAAACAGTTATGACCTAGCAACTCTATTTGACGGAGGGAACTATTACGCCTCTTAGCAACACTGTTTCTCTAGACCCACCCGAATCTTGGAGTGTAGTATAGAACAATACTATTCTTTGGGGGTTCTTTTTTTTGGAAAATTACAACGACATCAAACAAGGTGAAAAAGGAGCTTGGCTAAGCATAGTTGCTTATATCTTCTTATCCGCCATCAAATTGTTCATTGGTACGGTCTCGGGATCTCAAGCGCTGCTTGCGGACGGTCTGAACAACAGCACGGATATTATCGCTTCTATCGCCGTACTAATCGGCCTCAAGATCTCCAGAAGACCGCCGGATTCCAATCACAGCTACGGGCATTTCAGAGCGGAGACCGTGGCATCCTTAATTGCTTCGTTCATTATGATTGTGGTAGGACTTCAAGTGTTGTACCAGGGTGTGAATAAATTTATCCAACCGGAACTGGAAAGTCCAGATCTTATGGCAGCGTGGACGGCAGTCTTTTGTGCTGTAATCATGATGGGCGTGTATATGTATAACATTAGACTGGCCCGCTCCATTAATAGTAACGCTATGCGAGCCGTTGCACTAGATAATCGATCGGATGCTTTAGTTAGTATTGGCGCATTTGTCGGAATTGTGGCTTCTGGATTTGGGATACCATGGCTTGATCCACTTACAGCGATTATTGTCGGCCTGATCATCTGCAAGACGGCATGGGATATCTTTAGTAAAGCAACACATGACTTAACGGACGGTTTTGATGCGGAAGAGCTTGAACTGATGAAAGAAACCGTTGCTGAAGTGGACGGCGTTCAATCTATTAAAGATATCAAAGCCCGCATCCATGGGAATAACGTGCTAGTGGATACAACTGTATTAGTAGACTCTGAGCTTAGTGTGGTGCAGAGCCATGATATTACGGAAGAAATTGAAGAACAATTGAAGGACCGACACCAAGTTTCGAATGTGCTTGTCCACATAGAACCGGTAATGAAGTAGAAGTAGACTCAGAAGTGTGACTTTCCTTGGATGAATATGGGATTTCCTCTGTGATGTTGTTAATAGATCTTTTGTGCAGAAAGGTGGAAAATTAGTTGTATTTATCGATATGTAAATTTCAGGAAATGGAATGGTGATTTCGTGATTGAGTGGAAGGATTCATATGATATCGGTGTAGAGAAAATAGACTGTCAGCACAGACAGTTGCTAGCGAAATTGAACGAATTTTTTGATGCTTGCAGTAAGCAGCAGGGGAAAGAAAAGATCGAAGAAACGCTGAAATTCTTGAAGGAATATACCATTGAGCATTTTAGCAATGAAGAACAATTGATGGAAGAGATCGATTTTCCTGAATTGGCGGAACATCGTCAGACGCATGCTGATTTTGTAAAAGCCGTTCTTGAATTGGAAGAAACCATTAAAACTAAGGGAGTTTCCGTTCTCTCGACAATTAAGCTTAACCGTACGTTGACCGATTGGCTTCTGAATCACATTAATAAATGCGATAAGCTAATTGGTGAGTGTATGGCCACACGGGATAGAGCGGTATAACTTAAACCCCCAAAGAAAATGCCGACGGGCATTTTCTTTTTTTTTGACAGGGAATGTGATAAGAAATTGTGGTATGTTATTTGCTCCGTTTTCCGAAGACAGCACCGGAATTTATACTGGGTTAACGGTTTGTGTTATGATTTGAGATAAGACATATAGAGTTAGTATAGTAAAGGGAGTGGAATGATGAAAACATTACGAATGTTAGTTTCAGGGTTTGCTATGCTGCTTATTCTGGGCCTTGTTAATTTTTACATTGGGTATCATGGATGGTTGCTGGTTCATGAATGGTTTTCAGGTGCTTCCTTAGCTTTGTTCTGGACAGTATTCCTGCTTGTGGCCTTTGCGTATGTCGTTGGAATGATACCGTGGCCTACACTTGTGAAGCCGTTAGCTAGATTCTTTAAAGTGATTGGATCGTATTATCTAGCCTGTATGGAATTTGCTATTATCATGTTGCCGTTAGCTGATCTGTTGTATGTACTGCTGGGCTGGATGGGTGTTGATCGAACGCACTACATCTCAGAAGCGGGAGTTACGCTACTGATATTACTCATAGTTTTTCTAGTCTGGGGTTCGATTAATGCTTGGAGTACAGTAATCCGTACGCATCCCATTCCCATCGATAAATCCATAGGAACCAGTACACCATTAACCATCGCGGTTGCATCCGATCTGCATTTAGGAAATATCGTCGGTAATCGCCATCTCAAAAAAATGGTTGCACAAATGAACGCTATGAAGCCTGATGTGATTTTGCTGGCTGGGGATGTACTTGACGATAGTATAGAGCCTTTTATTCGCAACGGTATGAGTGAACAGCTCAAGCAATTAAAAGCACGTCATGGTGTCTACGCAGTGCTGGGCAATCACGAATATTACGGTGGTTCGATTAAAGAATATACCGATTTAATGAGTAGCATAGGCATTAAAGTCTTACAGGATGAGGTTGAAGAAGTAGCTGGAACGTATATTGTGGGTCGAAAAGATAAAACTGCCGAAACAATGGAAGCCGGTGGCAGAATGAGTGTAAGCTCTTTATTGAATGGTCTCGATCTTACACGTCCTGTAATCATGATGGATCATCAGCCTACCGGTTTTGATGTCGCTGCCCAAGAAGGGGTAGATATTTTGCTCTCCGGTCATACGCATCGTGGACAGATTGCGCCTAATCACTGGATCACTAAACGGTTATTCGAACTGGACTGGGGTTATCTTCGTAAAGATAACTTGCATGTGGTTGTTTCCTCTGGTTATGGGACATGGGGACCTCCAATCCGATTAGCCAGCCGTTCGGAGATCATTAAACTTGAAGTAGTCTTAGAAGGGACTAAACAATATAGTGAAGAAGCCGTGTCTACAAAGACGGTATTAATCTAACTGAGAAATTAAATGATAAGAAGCTGTCTTAACCCGTGGAATTATTCTGCGAGATGAGGCAGCTTCTTTTTTTGACAATTAGATGAGCGTGTAGTATTGTTTGTTTGTGATAGTTAAGCACTTAACTAAATTGGAGTTGGAAAATCTATGAATGAACATTTGCAACCGTTCGTTTTGAAGCAGCCGCTGCATACTCAGGTTTTTTTTACTTTAGTTCATACTACTGCAAGCTTGGTTTCTGTCTCTGATAAATATTGGCAGTCTAAAGGATTAAATGGCGCAAGAATTCGTATCTTGGTAGAAATATCTAAACAGGGTGGAACAATTCTGCCTTCTACATTGGCTCACAATATTGGTGTCACAAAAGCTAATATTAGTCTTTTGCTGACCCCCCTAGAGAAAGATGGTTGGATCACCCGTTCGAATCATACACAGGATGGTCGAAAAAGCGTTATTTCGATCACGGGTGAAGGTCAGCGATTACTCCTAGAACATCTTCCCGGAAATCGTGAAGTGATCGCTGAACGTATGCAGGGACTGGATGAACAAGAGCTTCGACAACTCATCGTTTTATTAGATAAGCTTAATAATAGCTAGCTATAATGTTGCGGTCTCGAATTCAAGGAAAGGGAAGGGTGGAGTGTAATGTCAATTATGGTTACTGGGGCTACGGGGCAATTAGGGAGTTTGATTATGGAGAATCTTCTACAGTTTGTTTCGTCCAGTCAGATTATCGCATGTGTTCGTGATCCAGAGAAAGCAAAGGAACTTTTGGAAAAAGGGGTTGAGATTCGCTTTGGCGATTATGACCAGCCTGATTCCCTGGTGGAAGCTTTTTCAGGAGTTGCAAATTTGTTGTTCATCTCTAGTTCACATCCCGATGATAACGTCAGATTGATTCAACATTCTGAGGTCGTTAATGTTGCATTAAAGGCCGGGGTAAAGCATTTGCTGTATACAGGCTTTGCATTTCCACCAAAAGGACAAATTCCAGCGAATCATGTTCACCTACTTACAGAGCAGATGATTCTTAAATCAGGGATTGACTATACATTTCTCCGCAACGCTTTGTATATGGATTTTATAAATGTACTAGGTCTGAAAGAGGCGATCCAAAACGGTGAGCTAATCACCTATCCAGGGAACTGGTTATTTAATTCGGTGACACGAAAGGATCTCGCTTTAGCAACAGCAGTCGTGCTTACCACTACAGGGCATCATAATCAGATTTATGAATTAGCTGCACCACGCTCTTGGGATTTCGACGAACTTGCGGAGATATTATCAGAGCTATCGGGAACAAGGATTGTTCATCGGCAGGATTCAAACATTCAGCACTGGATTTATTCATTTCTTGCGAAGTTAGATACAGCTTCTACTTCAAATGATATGGAGAGACTAATGGGACGGCCTGTTACCACATTGAAGGAGAGCATAGTCACTTTCCTTCAGAATGAATAGCGATATTGAATAATTCAATTATATAGTGGTTCGATCTAAAGTGAGTAAATAATTATATTTACTGGCATGTTTTAATTCATCTAAAATAATCCCATATACAGTATCGCGATAAACTCCAACAGGCAGACCAAACCATATTTCGCGGTACTTTTCTACAGCAGCCAGTTCACCTTGGAGTGCTTTCTCTAATCCTTCTTCATAGGAACTGATCCGTTGATATTGTTCACTACTAATTCCAGTGATATCTTGACCAGTAATTTCTTTGAACATCCCGCGGAACATGGAGTTGTGACCCCGTTCGTCATCTCGTATTGAGGTGATGATGGAGGCTTGCTCGGAATTTGGGGCCAGTTTGATAAGTTCATCATAGAAAAGCTCATCATTTCGTTCACCTTGCACAGCTTCTTTGATTAAATTTAATGCTTGAGGAAGAGAGGTTGCCCAGATAGGTTTGAAATCAGATCTATTCTGAGATAAGGGTGTCCAATACATTTTTTTATTAACCTCCTGATTTGCACATTATAATTAGGAGTAGTATATGAGCGAATGCCCGGTATGTTCACTTTTTTTCTTTAGTTGTTCTAACCCTTTAAAGTTGATACTATGGGTTCATCCGTAATTCAGGGAGTGTAAATGATGAAGAAGATTTTAATAGCAGATGACGATAGCAATATTCGGACTTTATTGAAGCATGTATTGACCAGAGAAGGTTATCAAGTCATGGAGGCCGTCGATGGTCGGGATGCGATACATAAACTGCAAGAAAGTATTGCCGATTTAGCCATAGTGGATGTAATGATGCCGCATGTGGATGGATTAGAGCTATGCCAGCATATAAGAGAAACGTATGATATACCGATCATTTTGCTGACAGCTAGGCAGCAGCTTAGTGATAAAGAGCAAGGCTATTTACGGGGAACAGATGATTATGTAACGAAGCCATTCGAGCCTGAAGAATTGTTGTTTCGGATTAAAGCTTTATTTCGGCGGTATTCCATCGCTTCGGATGATCGGATTCGCTTGAATTCACTTGTGATCGATCGTAAAAATTATGAGATCACGGATGGCGATGAAGTTCTCCTGCTGCCGGTAAAGGAATTTGAACTACTAGCGCAACTGGCACAATATCCAGGCAGACTATATTCACG
This Paenibacillus sp. FSL R5-0345 DNA region includes the following protein-coding sequences:
- a CDS encoding cation diffusion facilitator family transporter, which encodes MENYNDIKQGEKGAWLSIVAYIFLSAIKLFIGTVSGSQALLADGLNNSTDIIASIAVLIGLKISRRPPDSNHSYGHFRAETVASLIASFIMIVVGLQVLYQGVNKFIQPELESPDLMAAWTAVFCAVIMMGVYMYNIRLARSINSNAMRAVALDNRSDALVSIGAFVGIVASGFGIPWLDPLTAIIVGLIICKTAWDIFSKATHDLTDGFDAEELELMKETVAEVDGVQSIKDIKARIHGNNVLVDTTVLVDSELSVVQSHDITEEIEEQLKDRHQVSNVLVHIEPVMK
- a CDS encoding metallophosphoesterase translates to MKTLRMLVSGFAMLLILGLVNFYIGYHGWLLVHEWFSGASLALFWTVFLLVAFAYVVGMIPWPTLVKPLARFFKVIGSYYLACMEFAIIMLPLADLLYVLLGWMGVDRTHYISEAGVTLLILLIVFLVWGSINAWSTVIRTHPIPIDKSIGTSTPLTIAVASDLHLGNIVGNRHLKKMVAQMNAMKPDVILLAGDVLDDSIEPFIRNGMSEQLKQLKARHGVYAVLGNHEYYGGSIKEYTDLMSSIGIKVLQDEVEEVAGTYIVGRKDKTAETMEAGGRMSVSSLLNGLDLTRPVIMMDHQPTGFDVAAQEGVDILLSGHTHRGQIAPNHWITKRLFELDWGYLRKDNLHVVVSSGYGTWGPPIRLASRSEIIKLEVVLEGTKQYSEEAVSTKTVLI
- a CDS encoding ferritin family protein, which gives rise to MYWTPLSQNRSDFKPIWATSLPQALNLIKEAVQGERNDELFYDELIKLAPNSEQASIITSIRDDERGHNSMFRGMFKEITGQDITGISSEQYQRISSYEEGLEKALQGELAAVEKYREIWFGLPVGVYRDTVYGIILDELKHASKYNYLLTLDRTTI
- a CDS encoding MarR family winged helix-turn-helix transcriptional regulator; protein product: MNEHLQPFVLKQPLHTQVFFTLVHTTASLVSVSDKYWQSKGLNGARIRILVEISKQGGTILPSTLAHNIGVTKANISLLLTPLEKDGWITRSNHTQDGRKSVISITGEGQRLLLEHLPGNREVIAERMQGLDEQELRQLIVLLDKLNNS
- a CDS encoding response regulator transcription factor, translating into MKKILIADDDSNIRTLLKHVLTREGYQVMEAVDGRDAIHKLQESIADLAIVDVMMPHVDGLELCQHIRETYDIPIILLTARQQLSDKEQGYLRGTDDYVTKPFEPEELLFRIKALFRRYSIASDDRIRLNSLVIDRKNYEITDGDEVLLLPVKEFELLAQLAQYPGRLYSRSELIELVWGMDYEGDERTVDVHIKRLRQRFLDYQDDFVIRTVRGIGYKLEMVNS
- a CDS encoding bacteriohemerythrin, coding for MIEWKDSYDIGVEKIDCQHRQLLAKLNEFFDACSKQQGKEKIEETLKFLKEYTIEHFSNEEQLMEEIDFPELAEHRQTHADFVKAVLELEETIKTKGVSVLSTIKLNRTLTDWLLNHINKCDKLIGECMATRDRAV
- a CDS encoding SDR family oxidoreductase; this encodes MSIMVTGATGQLGSLIMENLLQFVSSSQIIACVRDPEKAKELLEKGVEIRFGDYDQPDSLVEAFSGVANLLFISSSHPDDNVRLIQHSEVVNVALKAGVKHLLYTGFAFPPKGQIPANHVHLLTEQMILKSGIDYTFLRNALYMDFINVLGLKEAIQNGELITYPGNWLFNSVTRKDLALATAVVLTTTGHHNQIYELAAPRSWDFDELAEILSELSGTRIVHRQDSNIQHWIYSFLAKLDTASTSNDMERLMGRPVTTLKESIVTFLQNE
- a CDS encoding outer membrane protein assembly factor BamB family protein encodes the protein MIKVLAVASIASPLAYNGTLSVISAEQAVISTSNPFYNEIKAPILAPVWSAPLAILKEGRVTEQNVTALAENGKVFALQRNEKLVALNAATGKKMWEFGNALAPLFTYSNGFIYGLTQSGSLYAVNEAGKKAWSAAVALPKATSIQRLGTTIYVTQESQLAAVDAVNGKIKWKAAVESNNFTGLSNLMETDGVIIRSYLSQGALTTAGLAAYDSLTGKKLWDHTRQWWPLAVKDGLLYSITNTLMMDDDAVNRNVKVSVFNIKTGELKGERLYKWTDTENKDGVFSYGGVNGTAFLDGNDFYIFQGSKFVKYDFWNYSADGKPVQSWASMIREKDIPLNQVYQQRMLFQNYDKGTISALKLGTGQLVDLNIGENPVVQTDLFGNVVYSGQSDGLFHAYDILTLKPIFTVNTGSRNFAPSLKTGSMLMIRTDNKLLAIKLPTSIK